Genomic segment of Sodaliphilus pleomorphus:
GAGCTGCCGGGGCTCAACCGAGTTGATCACGTTCTGGCCCATGGCCTCGGCCTTTACACGGTTGCAGAAGTCCTTGGCAACTTTGAAGTTCACATCGGCCTCGAGCAGGGCTTTGCGCACGTCCTTCATGGTCTCGGCCACATTGATCTCGGTGATTTGGCCTTGTCCCTTGAGGACCTTGAAAGAGCGTTCTAAGCGCTCTGAAAGATTTTCAAACATGTATTGTCGATCTTATTTTGTTCTTGTTTTTTTAGATTACAAAATTACAATCAATTTGGCAGATAGACAAAAAAATGGCGGCAGTTTTCACTGTCGCCTCACGTGGCCGGCACAGCAGTTGTGCCATGGGGCCTCGTGCCTTGGGGCGATTATATGTCCTTGATCTGGCCTTGGGCTTTCTTGCGTTCAAACTCCCGCTCTGCTTTCTCTTTCTTTTCTTGCTCGAGCTGCTCCTTGCTCTTTTTCACCACCACCTGCGATGACCCGTCGGGCATCTTCACCTTTTGCTTGAGCTGCTCACGGTTGGGCTGCGAGTACTTGTTGATCGAGAAACTTTTCACAATGTCGTCGACCACCTCGCGGTCGCCGAAGAAGTAGTGGGCAAACACCTGCACCACGAGGTCGGTTTTCTTCGACACCAGGTTGACAATGATGGCGCGGGTGCCGTCGGGCATGATGCCCTCGACGCTGTAGCCGTCGAAGCCCTTCACCTTCACTTTGCCCTTCTTCACATCGTACATGTTGTATTGCGAGGCGATCTTAAACAGCGATGTGGAGTAGATCTCCTTTTTGGCTTTCTCGTCCTTGGTGTAGAGGGTGAGCGAGAGCTCCATGTCGTCCCAATGTTCGGCAAAGAAAGTGGGGGTGTTCTCCATCACAAATCCCCCGTCGGGCACGGTGAAGTTCAAGTCATACTTGCTCCAGTGCATGTCGACTGCCTGGGCAGGAATCATGGCCGACACTGCCAGTGCCATTGCCAGCAACAAGATGTGGATGAAGTGTTTCATATGCGTCTGTCTTTTTTCTTTCTCTGTTGTTTTGATCTCTGTTTTGTTTCTCTCTCTCTGTCTCAGTGTCACGAGCCGGCCTCGAGCCAGCGTTGCCACTCGGCGTGGCTACCGTTGAACACGTCAAGATCTACATCGCCGTCGATGCCGTCGACCGTGCCCCAATGGCTGTATTGCTGCATCACGTGGCGTTCTTGCTCGAGGTCCTGGGGTGGGTTGAAGGCACACAGCCACAGGTCGATGCTTGCAAAGTAGGGTTTCACCCACTTCTTGTAGCCCTCGCGGTTGGTGTAGAGCATCACGCGCCGCCCGTGCATGAGCAGGTAGTCGAGCATGGCGCGCACACCTGTTGCCGTGGCATGATTGCTCACCTTGGGGTCGTTGAGCCAGTCTTCGACGTCGACGACCAGGGGCAGGTCGAGGCGGGTGTGGCTCACAGCCTGCAAGAAATTGCGTGCCTGCAACCGCCCGTCGGCTCCCTTGCGGAAGTAGTGGTAGGCTCCTGTGACAAGACCTGCTTGTCGCGCCTTGCGGGCGTTGGTCAGGAAATTCTTGTCGCGCCCCCGGGTGCCCTCGCTCGCCTTGATGTAGACAAAGGTGATGCCGCTGGCCCGCACCTTGTCGTAGTCGATGTCGTCGCCGTTGTGCTGCGATATGTCGATACCCGTCACCGGGTAGCGGGCTGGGTCGATCTCCACGTGGGGGCGCCTCGTGCCGCTCCACAGCCAGTACAACGCTGCTGCAAGCATGACCAGTGCTGCCAGCCCTGTTGCCACCAGGCAGTTCAGCAGCCGGCCACTGCGCTTGCGCCTGCGCCTGCTGCGGGTTGATCTATGTCGTCGCCGTCGGCCTCGTGCCATTCTCTATCATTAAAGACGCGTCGATGAGCGTTTTGTTTTATGTGGCTGTGAAGTTTTAATGTTTTTTAATAAGAGTGCGCGACGGCCTCGCAATAGACCGCCGCGCCTTTCTGTTTTGTCATGAGTGCTCTTGTACCTTGCGTGCAGGTGGGGGTTAACGGCGCTTTTTGCCGTTCTTCTTCTGCTGCTCGCGCAGGGCGGCTTGCTGCTGGCGCTGGGCCTCTTCGAGGCGAGCCATGAAGCCGCTTTTCTTCTTGGGCTTCTTGGCATTGGCCGCCATTTGAGCCCTCACCTTGTCCTCCTTGATCATTGCTCTTATGGCATAGGTCTGGATGATGGTGATGAGCAGCGACACAAAGTAGTAGTAGCTCAGGCCGGCTGCATAGTTGTTGAAGAATACCAGGAAGAACACCGGCATGAGATACATCATCCACTTCATGCCCGGCATGGAGCTGCTCTGTGCCTGCGACTGCATCGTCAAGTAGGTGTAGATGATGTTGGTTGCTGTCATGAGCAGGCAGAACAGGCTGATGTGGTTGCCGAAGTAGTTGGTGATAAACGGTATCTGGCCGCTCCACGACACGATGGCATCGGGGGCCGACAGGTCGTGGGCCCACAAGAACGACTGCCCACGCAGCTCGATGCACGAGGGGAAGAACGCAAACACGGCCACCAGTATGGGAAATTGCAGCAGCATGGGCAAGCAGCCGCCCATGGGGTTGGCTCCGGCCTGGTTGTAGAGGGCCATCGTCTTCTGCTGGCGCTTCATAGCGTTGTCCTGACCGGGATACTTCTCGTTGATGGCCTGGATGTCGGGCGCCAAGATGCGCATCACAGCCTGCGACTTGTAGCTCTTGTAGGTGAGCGGTGAGAGCACCAGCTTGATGAGAATGGTGAGAATGAGAATGATGATGCCGTAGCTGTGTATAAACGTGCCCAGCCAGTTGAACACTGGAATCACAATGTAGGTGTTGATCCACCGGAATAGGGTCCAGCCCAGCGGGATGAGGCGAGTGAGCTCAAGGTTGTTGTAGGCAGCCTCGTTCTTGGATGCGCTCGAGTACTTGGCCATCATGTCCTTGTAGTGGCTCAGAATGCGATACCGGTTGGGGCCGAAGTAGAAGAAGAACGAGGCGGGGCGCGACACGGTCGACTTGTAGTCGAGCGAGCTGCTTATGCTCAAGTTCTTGAGAAACCTCTGGTACTCGGGGGTGCCTTGCTCGGTGGGCACACTCTTGAGCCTGGCTCCCACAAAGCTGTTGTCGGCGATGAGCACGGCCGAGAAGAACTGCCCCTTGGTCGATATCCACTTCAGCCGGTCTTGCATGTCCTCTTCCTTGGCCGAGGTCTCGGGGAGGTATTTCACATCGCCCCCGCCGTCGGACTCGGCATACTGGTAGTAGATGGTGCTGTTGCGCTCCTCAAACATCTTGCCCTCCTCGTGGCGGCCCATCTTTTGGTGCCAGTTGAAGTCCATGTCGGAGACGTTGGTCGGGACGATGGCCTCCATGTTGCGCTGCACGAGTTCCATGCGCACCATGTAGTTGCCCCCTTTGGCCAGTGTGTAGCGTATGCCAAACATCGCGTTGCCGGGCATGTTGAGGTCCATCTCCACCGTTGTGTCGTTGAGCTGGCGTGGTGTGAAGTAGAAATCCTTGGTGTCGTAACGGCGCTCGTTGGTGTTGAGCACAAAGCTGTAGCTGTTTTCGCCTGGCGAAAACAGCTCGACGGGCTTCAAGTGCTTCTGCTCGGTGTTGAGCTTGTGGTGCTCGTCGAGGTTGGCACTGGGCCATCCCAGCAGGGTGGCGCGTGTGATCATGCCGCCCTTGCTTGATATCTCGATCTCGAGCGAGTCGTTTTTCAGTTTCACGATTTGATTGGTGCCCTTGAGCTTGCTGGCCAGCGGGCCGTTTTTGCCGTAGGTGTCGCTCAGGTCGCGCAGCGCCTTGAGCGCGTCGTTGTTGACCTGTGTGCTGGCTACCTTGCCAGCGAGCAACTGTGCCACGTCGACGGCTTGGCCATCGACGTTGAGCGTGCCCTCGAGCTGGCCTTGAGCCAGGCTCACGCTGTTGCTGCCGGCCGCAATCTTGGCCGAGTCGCCGCCAAACTGCTCGATGTTCTGCTTGAGCAATGCGAGCTCGTCGGCACTCATGCTGTCGCGCACAGCAACTGCTGCGGCATGGGCTTTCTCAGCTTCGACCTGTTCTTTCTGGGCTTTCTGTTGCGCCTGTTGTTCCTTCTGCGCCTGCTTGTTGGTCATTGTCATCCAACCGATGAAAATGAGACCAATCAGCACCCAGCCTATGATCGTGTTTTTGTCCATGTTGTGATAGAATGTGCTGCTTGAGCAAAATACTATTTTGCTGTTGAGTTGTTTTTGTTGTTGACTATTGTTGTTTTACTTTTTTTTCTTTTTCCTCCTTGTTGGCGATTGCAGCTTCAATGAAGTTCATAAACAGCGGGTGCGGATTGAGCACCGTGCTGCTGTACTCGGGATGGTACTGTGTGCCTATATACCACTTCTTGCTGGGCATCTCCACAACCTCGACCAGATGGGTATCGGGATTCTCGCCCACACACTCCATGCCAGCGGCTTCAAATTGCTTGCGGTAGTCGTCGTTGAACTCGAAACGATGGCGATGCCGCTCCTCGATGTCGAGCTTGCCATAGGCCTCGGCCACCTTGGTTCCAGGCTTCAGGTGGCAGGCATAGGCGCCCAGGCGCATGGTGCCGCCCATGTTGGTCACGCTCTTTTGCTCTTCCATCAGGTCGATCACGTTGTAGGGCGTGTTGGGGTCGAGCTCGGTACTGTTGGCCTCGGCAAGGCCCAACACGTTGCGGGCAAACTCGATGACCATGCATTGCATGCCCAGGCATATGCCGAAGGTGGGCATGTCGTGTTCGCGACACCACTTGAGGGCCACAAATTTTCCCTCGGTGCCACGCACTCCGAAGCCTGGCGCCACAATCACGCCGTCCATGCCGCTCAGTTGCTCCTCGACGTTGCCGTCGTTGAGCTTCTCGCTGCTTATGTATTTGATTTTCAGCTTGTGGTCGTGGTAGGTGGCGGCCTGCAACAGCGACTCGTCGATCGACTTGTAGGCGTCTTGCAGCTCCACATATTTGCCCACGAGGCCTATTGTTACCACGTGGGTGGCTTTCTTCATGTGGTCGAGAAATTTGTTCCACTTGGTCAAGTCGGGCTCGCCGCTGTAGGGGGTGGCCGTCTTGTCGAGAATGATGTTGTCGAGCTTTTGGGCATGCATCATGAGCGGCACCTCGTAGATGGTGGGGCAGTCGACCGATTGGGTCACGGCCTCGACCGAGACATTGCAGAATTGCGCCACCTTGCGCCGCATGGCCAGCGGTATCTCTTTCTCGGTGCGCAGCACCAGTATGTCGGGCTGGATGCCCACTTGCTGCAGCATCTTCACGCTGTGTTGTGTGGGCTTGGTCTTGAGCTCCTTGGCAGCCTTGATATAGGGCACATAGGTGAGGTGCACGCATATGCAGCGGTTGCCCAGCTCCCACTTGAGCTGGCGCACAGCCTCAAGAAACGGGGTCGACTCGATGTCGCCCACTGTGCCGCCTATTTCGGTGATTACAAAGTCGTATTTTCCTGTGTTGGCCAGCAATTTCACATCGCGTTTTATCTCGTCGGTGATGTGAGGGATGATTTGCACCGTTTTGCCCAGATAGTCGCCACGGCGTTCTTTGTCGATCACACTCTGATACACTCGGCCCGTTGTGATGTTGTTGGCGCGAGTCGTCTTGATGTTGGTGAAACGCTCGTAGTGCCCCAGGTCCAAGTCGGCCTCGTGACCGTCGACGGTGACATAGCACTCGCCGTGCTCATAGGGGTTGAGCGTGCCTGGATCAATGTTGATGTAGGGGTCAAACTTCTGAATTGTCACATTGAAGCCTCGCGAGAGAAGCAGGCGGGCTATCGACGATGAGATGATGCCTTTTCCAAGGGATGAAACCACACCGCCGGTCACAAAAATGTATCTTGTCTCCACTGCCAAATGTTGATTTGTTTGTTCAAATTGCAAAATTAGCAATTATTCTTGATGATAGCTTCATGTTTGCACAATTAAATTTCATTTAATATGTGGCATGGCACCCATGCTTGCCAGGGTAGGGGGGCTTGCTGCATGGGTGCCTGCTTTTTACCGTTTGCCAGGCTTGCTCGTGGGCGTGCACATGTGGCTACTTCTGCTTCTCGAGAACGGTGAAGGTGCCTATTGCCGTGCCGCCATAGTGGTTGCCGGCCTCGTAGGTGCCGTAGTAGCGGTAGCGTGCGGGCTTGAGCCGTTGGCCGCTCTTTGTGGTCAAGTCCCAGGTCCAGGGGAAGGTGCAGTCTGGCTTTGTGTATACAAGGTTGCCGCTGGAGTCGGTCACTTTTAGTGTCATCGACGGGGTGACCGCGGTCTCGCTCTTGAGCTCAAACACGACTTGGTCGCTCACCACCGATTCCCGGGTGCTGATGGCAGCCCGGCTCGCTTCGCCCACGGTGAAGGTGATGGTGCGTGAGGTCTTGTTGCAGGCCACGTCGCACACCTCGAAGGTGAGCGTGTGGGTGCCGCTCTCGAGTCCTGTCATGGGGAAGGCGATGTTCACGTTCTTGCCGTTGTTGGTGGCCACGGCATAGTCCTTCACGAGCATGTACGACGTCTTGCCGCCGTCGAGTTTCAAGTTCATGCTTGTGCCCACGCCGCCCTTCTGCGTGTTGACGGCGACATTGTCGCTCACGTTGATGTAGAGTGTGGAGTTGCTGGGCACCAGGACGCTCTCGGCAGCATCGGCAGCGTCGTTGAAGTACATGTCGTGCACCACTGGCGGCTCGTTGTCGACGATGGCCCCCGTGGGAGCATAGGTGTCGATGAGCAGCTTTGTGTAGCGACCGTTGACCATTGTCGATGAGTTGTCCTGGTGGGCGTAGAAGCTGATGAGGCCCGTGTTGCCTGTCACGCTCTCTACATAGCGCGGTATGGTGATTTGGGCGGTCATCACGCCCTTCACCACGCGGCCCTTTACTTGTGCGAGCATGTTGCGCGGATAGTACACATCGCGGGTGGTCTTGGTGCCGTTGAAGTTCTGGGTGGCTTGGATATAGCGGGTTTCGCGGTCGTAGAGCGTGAAGTAGCCGTCGCCATTGAAGCTGGTGTCGACGCTCTTGAGGTCGCTTTTCATCACCTTGGCTTCGATGCTCACCGTGCGCAGAGGCATTGTGTAAGATTTTGTGTTTTCATCGATGTTGTAGCCGTTGACTTTAGAAACCTTGAAAAGGGGCTTGGGATAGTTCACCTTGATGGCCGGGTCGCCCAGCAGCAGAAACGACATCTTGTTGAGATTGTAGGACGAGGTGCGCCCTACAGGCTGCTTGCAAGCCATGTAGGCATCGCCTATGCGTGGATATTGACCCGTTTTGCCGAAGGCAAACATGGCATTGATAAACAGACGGTTGAGTGCATCGTTGTCGCTTGCGTTCACCGTGCGGGCCGAGGTTATCATGGCGATGACCCCGCCGTCGGGCTTGTGAAACATGATTTCGCCCACGCCACGGGTCTCACTGTCGTAGCGGGCAATGTCGCAGCAGGCGGTGGTCATGATGGGCAGGTGCTCGTTGACGCAGTGCTCGGCATCGGTCTGTGTCCACAAGTGGCTTGAGCGGCCAAACGAGATGGGGCCGGCATGGCCCACGTAGGTTGCAAAATACTGGCCCGTGTTGAACATCTGCGAGATGTGGCGCTTGGCCTCTACGGCCGTATAGGTTTCGGCACTCTGACCTGGCTCGGCGAGCTCGGTGGCCACGGGATACATCGACACATAGGCACGGTCGGTATTGAATCCCACGCCCAGCTCCTGGTTGATGAGCTGCAATGCACCCTCGGCCTGGAACACGTGCAGCGTGTTCTCGCTGAACTGGATGTCGTCGGCCCAGAACATGGCGTTGTCGCGCCAGGGGCCGTAGTCGGGATTTTCCACATAGTTCAGGAGCTTGTCGACGTCGCTGGTGGCCTCGTCGACAGTGGCCGACGGGATGCGGCCCACCCCGAGCCGCAATGTCGATGTGCTCATGTTGCTGCCCGAGTTGTCGTCGAGCATGCCGTAGAAGTCGTCGCACACGTAGGAATAGCTCTCGTCGCTGCTGTTGTCGCTCTCATAGGTGAGCACCGTGTTGGCTTTTTTCGACACCAGCGAGCGGTTGTCGTAGGTGCCGCAGCCCAGCAGCAGCAAGTAGCGGAATGTGCTCTTGTCGCGGTCATAGAACATCTTGTTCATCAGTCTGATGGCCATGGCATCGGGTGTGCCGCTCGAGAACTCGTTGAATACTTTCTCCTGGTCAACTACCAGCACACGCCAGCCGTCGACCTTGGCATGCATGTTGGCGATGCGTTGCGCCTGCTGCATGAAGGGCTTGCAGGTGACGATGACCATGTGGGGGGTGGCCTCGCCGTGAATGTTCTGGTTGTCGACGGCCTCCCAGCCAGATATGCACATCAGGGTGTCTTGTGGATTGAAGGCGATGTACTGACTGCTGCGCAGGTCCTGCCCTGGCGTGAACCCGTGCACGATCGTTGTGCCTGCTGCTGTGCTGTCGGCTATGACGTAGGTCGTGTAGTCGCAACGCTTGGGCGCGGCCGGGTCGTCGATGTTCCACACCACCAGGTTGCCGCCAGCCACGTCTTGAAGCTCAATGCGGTCGGTGTCTGTAAGGTTGGCAAAGCCCATGCGCACCTGGCTCTGGCCGCGGGGTATGGCATTGCTGTGATAGTAGGTGAGCATCACATAGTCGAGGTTGGCATTGGTCACTTGTCCGGTTGTGCTTATTCCCAATCGCACCTTGCCCGTCTCGCTGTGACCTCTTGGCGTCACTTGCCCCAGGGTTGTGGCGCTGTTGTAGTACACAGTTGTCGAGGTCGAGGCATAAATTTTGTTGGTTGTCGATGAGTAGGCTACCGTGTCGGTGTAGCCGCCCATGTCGATGTAGGTGTAAATGTTGGCAAGGGCCGATACCTTGGCCCCCACGCTGGTATAGGCAAGTACAGGTGTGCCGCTCACAAGCCCTGGCAGCTTGAAGCCGAAACTTGTCTCGGCCGATGCGATGTCTTCGCCCAGCAGCGTCTTGCCCGAGCTGCCGGGACTTGTGAGCTCTTGCTCGTGCAGGCAATAGTCGAGGCTTGTGGCGCGGGGCATGGTGCCCATCGTGAGGCTTGTGGGGGCTGTCTCGATGGTATCCCCGGTGCCTGCCTCCTCGGTGAGAAAGTAGCAGCCCCTGGTGGCATAAGGGTTGATTTTGCGTGTGTAGTGCGGCACCTTGGTGCGTGGGTCGGCTATCTCGGCAGTGAGCGGGCCGCGCCCATAGAAGCATATCTTGTCGCCGTATTTCGCCACGGGCACCATCGTCAAGTCGTCGGGGGCCTTGCCGTCGAGCACCTCGCTCAGCACGTTGCCTCCCCTGCCGTACACTCTCACCTTCTCGGGCGACGAGAAGCCCATGGCCTTGAGCTCGTCGCTGGTGAGCTGGTAAACACCCGATTCAGCTACCGATATTTTTACCCATTTTCCCGTAGCCAGTTTTGACGTCGAGGCATAGTTGGAGGCATTGAACCCGAAAGCGGCTATTGCCGTTGCACAGGCAAGCAGCCCGATGCACAAGGCTCTTGCAACGACAGGGTGGTGTATCATAGAATTATTAATTTTCACTGGACATTGATTGATATTGATAGTTAATGATATGTGTACAACACATCATAACAATAACGCGTTTTCCCCCCTCGATATTGTAACAACGGGGCGCATATTTGCAGGCTCTTGCAGCAAACAACGGGGGCCGGCAGCTCGGTCGGCACCTTATGTGTGCCCCGTTGCTGTCGGCCCCCCTGCTGTGTGTTGGTGCTCTTGTGTGATGCTACTTGCTGCGCTTGTAGTTGTCGACTACAATGAGGTCGCACATGGGCGTGCCTCCGTAGTCGTTGCCCGCCTCATAGGTGCCAAAGCACTTGTAGAGCCCGGCAGCCACGCGCGAGCCGTTGTCGCCCGCGAGGTCCCACGTGTAGGGGAAGGTGCTCACTCGCTTGTGCCACACAAGCCGGCCGGTGGCATCGGTCACCTTCAGCGTCACGGTGGGCGACTGTGCGAGTTGGCTGTCGATGTTGAAAGTTGCCTTGTCGACGGCAGGGGTCTCCTGCACGCTTAGGCTGGCTTGACTCGCCTGGCCCACGACAAAGCTCAAGGTGCGGCTCGTGTGATTGCCGGCGATGTCATAAACCGTGTAGGTGAGCGTGTGGCGGCCGCTCGTGAGTGAGTGCATGGGCAGTGCAATGTCGAGTTGCCGGCCGTTGTCGCTCAAGGTGGCATAGTTGCCTACGCTTGTATACGATGTGGTGCCGTCGAGCATGAGCGACATGCTCTGGCCCACCGAGGTGTCCTGGGTGTTGATGGCCACATCGTCGTTGGCCTTGATGTAGAGTGTCGACGAGGAGGGTATCAAGTCGGTCTCGGGGCTGGTGTCCTCGTCGTTGAAATACATTGCCTCAATCACAGGTGCCGCATTGTCGGTCACGGCGTGGGCAGGGTCGTTGGCGGCTATTGTCAGGCCGGCATAGTCGCCATTCACCATCTCGGCAGTGCCGTCGTTGTGGGCATATATCTTGATGAGTGCGTTCTGGCCATCGGCATCGGCCATGTCGGGCACGATGAGCGTGGCAGTGAACTGGCCGTTCACCACCTTGCCCTTCACCTGCGAGAGCACTGTGCGCGGGTAGTAGATCACGCGTTCCACGCTGCGGCGGTTCTCGCGCAGTGTGATGGTGTCGTACACCTCTTTGCCGCTGTAGAGCGTGGCATAGGCATCACCGTTGAAGCCCGTGTCGACGGCGCTGCCGTCGGCCTTCATCACCTGTGCGCTCACGGTGAACGTCTGCTTGGGATACACGGTCACCGTTGCAGCGGGCGTAGCAACGCTGGTGCCAGCCACTGCTTGTACCTTGAAGTGCGGTTTGGGATAGTTGATCTTCATGGCCGGGTCGCCCAGCAGCAAAAACGACATCTTGTTGTGGTCGCTCGTTGTGCCAAACGAGCGCTTGGCGGACTTGTAGGCATCGCCCAGGCGCGGCATGGTGCCGGTGGCCCGATAGGAGAACATGCCGTTGATGAAGGCACGGTTCAGCGCGTCGTTGCCGTCGGCATAGACGTCGCGGGCCGAGGTGAGCATGGCGATGGCGCCTCCGCCCACTTGGTGAAACATGGCTTCGGCTATGCCGCGGGTGTTGCTGTCGAAGCGGGCAACGTCGCAGCAGGCGGTGGTCATGATGGGCAGATGCTCGTAGATGTGCGAAGTGACGTCGCTCTGTATCCACAGTTTCCCGTAGCGTGAGAAGTTGGTGGTGCCGGCATGCCCCACAAAGGTGGCAAAGTACTGCCCCTTCTCAAGCATGTCGACCACGTGCCGCTTGGCGCCTGCAGCCGAGAGTATTCGCTTGTCGGCCGACGCCGATGGCTCGGCCAGCAGGGTGCCGCGATAATACATCGATATATAGGCCTTGTCCATAAACATGCCTGTGGCCAGGCTGTCGGTCATCATGTTGGCTACACCCTCGGCCTGGAAGGGGTGCAGACCGTCGTCGAGGTCGGTGTCGTCGGCCCAGAACGAGGCATTGTTGCGCCACACCCCGTAGTCGGGATTCACGACATAGCTCACAAGCTTGTCGACGTCGGTCTTGGCTTCGGCCACCGTGGCCGATGGGATGCGCCCCACACCTATGCTAAGCAGGTCGCTCGAGATGTCGTAGCCCGAGTTGTCGTCGAGCAAGCCAAAGAAGTCGTCGGTCACATAGGAGTAGTTCTCGTCGTTGCTGCAATCGGTCTCAAAGGTGATGAGCCGGTTGGCCTTGTCGGCCGAGAGGCCGCGGTTGTCGTAGGAGCCGCAGCCCAGCAGCAGCATGTAGCGGAACTTGCTCTTGTCGCGGTCATAGAACATCTTGTTCATGAGTCGCAGTGCCATGGCGTCGGGAGTGCCGCTCGAGAACTCGTTGAACACCTGGTCCTGGTCGAGCACGAGCACTTGCATGTGGTCCTCGTTGTAGTGCATCTGTGCTATGCGTTGGGCTTGATCGAGGAAGTGCTTGTTGGTGACAATGACCATATCGGGGGTGGATGCGCCGTGTATGTTTTGGTTTTCAACAGGTGCCCACCCGGCTATTTGCATGAGTGTGTCGAGTGGATTGAAAACGACATATTGTGCCCAGTTCTTGTCGATGCCGGGAGCGAAGCCATACACTTGTGCGGCATTTCCCGTGGCGTCGGCAGTGGCGTGCACAGCGCAGTCGTAGCGCACCGGCGAGGCGGGGTCGTCGATATTCCACACCACCAGGTTGCCCCCATTGTTGCCCGCGAGTTCAATCAAGTCGCTGTCTGCCTGGTTGTTGATGCCCATGCGCAGCTGGCCGTGCGAGCCCAGGGCGATGTTGTTGTCGTGCCAGTAGGTGATGATGAAGTAGTCGAGATAGGAGCTGGTGACCGAGCCGTTGGGCGAGTAGAGGCTCACCTCAAGTTTGCCTTTCTCGTTGTATTTCTTGGGGGTGACGGCCGTGCTGGGCGAGGCATAGTTGTAGTAGATGAATGACGACGACGGCGCATAGATCTTGGACGACGACAGCGTGTAGCCCAGCGTGTCGGTGCTGCCGTCGACGTGCAGGTAGGCGCGCACGTAGGTCGAAGCCGTGCATGCTGCCGCCAGGCACGTGTTCACCACGATGGGAGTGCCTGGCTTGAGGCCTTTGAGCTCGTAGTCGAATGTGCCATTGGCATTGTTCAGCGTTTCGCCCAGCAAGTCCTTGCCCGATGAGCTGGGCGATTGCAGCTCTTTCTCGTGCACATAGTAGTCGAGGCTCGTGGAGCGCACTGTAGTGGCCGTGTTCTCGGCTACAGCGGCAGTGGCCACGGTGGCCTCTGTGCTGTTCTCCTCGGTCAGGAAGTAGTAGCCCAGGGTGGAGTAGGCGTTGTTCTGCCTTGTGTAGCGCGGCGACGACGAGAGCTGGTCGACGGGCGTCATGGCCACAGGTCCGTTGCCGTAGAAGCATATTTTGTTGTTTTGGCGGGTCACGGGCACCTTTACCAGGTCGTCGTAGGTCTTGCCGTCGAGCACCTCGCTCAGCATGTTGCCTCCCGAGCCATACACGCGCACCTGCTGGGGCGAGTCGAAGCCCATCTCCTTGAGCTGGGTGTAGGTGAGCTCATAGACTCCCGATTGCGGCAGGGCGATCTTCACCCATTTGCCCGTGGCCAGCTTCGACTTGCTGGCAAAGTGCGATGTGCTCAGTGCCATTGCCGGCAGCATCGTTGCGCCACCAGCGAGCAGCGCAAGGGCCAGTTTTCTTATGCCAGATGATGATATATGCATGCTCATTTTTAGCTGTTTTTATTTCAAAAAAAACTATTGTTTCTATTTAATCCTTATTTTCAGCGATGGCTTGCCGCCTATGGTGGCAGTGAGGTTTTGACCTATCGTGAGCACGTGCGACTTGCTGTTGTCGATGTTGACGATGATGTCGCCCATCTTGAGTGTGAAGTAGGTGCTCACCAGCTCAATCATGTGGTCGAAGTCGTGGCTCATGCCGGCGGTCGAGGTCGTGGCCACAATTGCGTCGTTGATGGCAACGGCGGTCTCGATGCTCTCGGGCATGTCGCTCCAGGGCATGTAG
This window contains:
- the porU gene encoding type IX secretion system sortase PorU, with amino-acid sequence MIHHPVVARALCIGLLACATAIAAFGFNASNYASTSKLATGKWVKISVAESGVYQLTSDELKAMGFSSPEKVRVYGRGGNVLSEVLDGKAPDDLTMVPVAKYGDKICFYGRGPLTAEIADPRTKVPHYTRKINPYATRGCYFLTEEAGTGDTIETAPTSLTMGTMPRATSLDYCLHEQELTSPGSSGKTLLGEDIASAETSFGFKLPGLVSGTPVLAYTSVGAKVSALANIYTYIDMGGYTDTVAYSSTTNKIYASTSTTVYYNSATTLGQVTPRGHSETGKVRLGISTTGQVTNANLDYVMLTYYHSNAIPRGQSQVRMGFANLTDTDRIELQDVAGGNLVVWNIDDPAAPKRCDYTTYVIADSTAAGTTIVHGFTPGQDLRSSQYIAFNPQDTLMCISGWEAVDNQNIHGEATPHMVIVTCKPFMQQAQRIANMHAKVDGWRVLVVDQEKVFNEFSSGTPDAMAIRLMNKMFYDRDKSTFRYLLLLGCGTYDNRSLVSKKANTVLTYESDNSSDESYSYVCDDFYGMLDDNSGSNMSTSTLRLGVGRIPSATVDEATSDVDKLLNYVENPDYGPWRDNAMFWADDIQFSENTLHVFQAEGALQLINQELGVGFNTDRAYVSMYPVATELAEPGQSAETYTAVEAKRHISQMFNTGQYFATYVGHAGPISFGRSSHLWTQTDAEHCVNEHLPIMTTACCDIARYDSETRGVGEIMFHKPDGGVIAMITSARTVNASDNDALNRLFINAMFAFGKTGQYPRIGDAYMACKQPVGRTSSYNLNKMSFLLLGDPAIKVNYPKPLFKVSKVNGYNIDENTKSYTMPLRTVSIEAKVMKSDLKSVDTSFNGDGYFTLYDRETRYIQATQNFNGTKTTRDVYYPRNMLAQVKGRVVKGVMTAQITIPRYVESVTGNTGLISFYAHQDNSSTMVNGRYTKLLIDTYAPTGAIVDNEPPVVHDMYFNDAADAAESVLVPSNSTLYINVSDNVAVNTQKGGVGTSMNLKLDGGKTSYMLVKDYAVATNNGKNVNIAFPMTGLESGTHTLTFEVCDVACNKTSRTITFTVGEASRAAISTRESVVSDQVVFELKSETAVTPSMTLKVTDSSGNLVYTKPDCTFPWTWDLTTKSGQRLKPARYRYYGTYEAGNHYGGTAIGTFTVLEKQK
- the porU gene encoding type IX secretion system sortase PorU, which translates into the protein MSMHISSSGIRKLALALLAGGATMLPAMALSTSHFASKSKLATGKWVKIALPQSGVYELTYTQLKEMGFDSPQQVRVYGSGGNMLSEVLDGKTYDDLVKVPVTRQNNKICFYGNGPVAMTPVDQLSSSPRYTRQNNAYSTLGYYFLTEENSTEATVATAAVAENTATTVRSTSLDYYVHEKELQSPSSSGKDLLGETLNNANGTFDYELKGLKPGTPIVVNTCLAAACTASTYVRAYLHVDGSTDTLGYTLSSSKIYAPSSSFIYYNYASPSTAVTPKKYNEKGKLEVSLYSPNGSVTSSYLDYFIITYWHDNNIALGSHGQLRMGINNQADSDLIELAGNNGGNLVVWNIDDPASPVRYDCAVHATADATGNAAQVYGFAPGIDKNWAQYVVFNPLDTLMQIAGWAPVENQNIHGASTPDMVIVTNKHFLDQAQRIAQMHYNEDHMQVLVLDQDQVFNEFSSGTPDAMALRLMNKMFYDRDKSKFRYMLLLGCGSYDNRGLSADKANRLITFETDCSNDENYSYVTDDFFGLLDDNSGYDISSDLLSIGVGRIPSATVAEAKTDVDKLVSYVVNPDYGVWRNNASFWADDTDLDDGLHPFQAEGVANMMTDSLATGMFMDKAYISMYYRGTLLAEPSASADKRILSAAGAKRHVVDMLEKGQYFATFVGHAGTTNFSRYGKLWIQSDVTSHIYEHLPIMTTACCDVARFDSNTRGIAEAMFHQVGGGAIAMLTSARDVYADGNDALNRAFINGMFSYRATGTMPRLGDAYKSAKRSFGTTSDHNKMSFLLLGDPAMKINYPKPHFKVQAVAGTSVATPAATVTVYPKQTFTVSAQVMKADGSAVDTGFNGDAYATLYSGKEVYDTITLRENRRSVERVIYYPRTVLSQVKGKVVNGQFTATLIVPDMADADGQNALIKIYAHNDGTAEMVNGDYAGLTIAANDPAHAVTDNAAPVIEAMYFNDEDTSPETDLIPSSSTLYIKANDDVAINTQDTSVGQSMSLMLDGTTSYTSVGNYATLSDNGRQLDIALPMHSLTSGRHTLTYTVYDIAGNHTSRTLSFVVGQASQASLSVQETPAVDKATFNIDSQLAQSPTVTLKVTDATGRLVWHKRVSTFPYTWDLAGDNGSRVAAGLYKCFGTYEAGNDYGGTPMCDLIVVDNYKRSK